The DNA region TGGATGGGAAAATTCACCATAAAGTTTGCTTTTTGCAAACTTTTCATTATCTTTAACAATGAAAATCTTGGTCAAAAAAACCATAATGTTTTATGCAAATATGTATAAGGCTTCGGCTATCGCATTATCAATATGGTTTGATGAGTTTTCTAAAGAGGACTTTAATAATTTCAACGAATTAAAGGAGGTTTACCGAAATGCGAGCGTGGTTAAAAATTCAAGAGTAGTTTTTAACATCAAAGGAAATGACTTTCGATTAGTTGTTTCCCTTAATTTTATACAAAAAACATGCTATGTAATTTGGTTTGGTACCCATGAAGAATATGACAAGATAAACGTTGAAACAATTACTTTCGATACGAAGATTTTAACGAACAATTGGAGGCAAAAATGAATTGGAAAGTTTTAAAAACAGAATCAGATTATGCAAAAGCTTGCATTCGATTAATGGAAATTTTCCATGCAGAACCAAATAGCGAGGAAGCTGATGAATTGGACTTATTAATAGTATTGGTAAAGGATTATGACGATAAAAACTATCAGTTGCCAGAGTTAAATGTTTTAGAGGTTATTAAATATAAGATGGAAGAAGCAGGTATGAAAGCCAAGGACTTAGAGCCGATAATTGGTAGCAAAGGACATGTTTCGGCTGTATTATCTGGCAAAAGAGATATCACTTTGAAAATGGCCCAAAAGCTCAAGAATTATTTTAATATCCCCGCTGATGTTTTTTTGCATTCAGCATAGTTCAATTCAATACTTTTCTTCCAAAACCACCTCAACCGAAATCACTTTCCACTCGCCATTGATATTTTGCCAATGGTAAACTTCTTCGGTTTGAATCGTCTGTTTTTTCGAAAAAATCAATAAGTTAGGTTTAATAATAACGGATTTACGGGCGATTTTCTCTGTAAAAACATCATTTTCTACTGATGACTTGATGCGGTAATGACTCGTTTCGATACTCTTCGCCGATTTTAGTGCCTTCTCCAAATCGTAGATAAAGTCTCTTTTATTTAGTGTTTTTCCATCGGCTTTGGTATATCGTAATGCGTCGTCAAAAATGGTAACATAGGCGATTGCATCGCGGTTCTCTAAATCGCGGTTTGCTTTTTTGTGTATCTCGTTGATGGCAGAAAGAATTAAATCGGTTTCCATAACATGAAGGTAAATGTTTGTTTTCTGTTTTCAAACAAAAGTTAGTCATCCGATGAATATAGCCGATGTACAGTATGCACTGGATAATTGAAACTTATACAGCGGTGTGATGCTGAGTTATAATTTTTCAGCAAAGAAAATCAAATGTTAATTGTTTTGAGACCATCGTCATTCCAGCGCCCGCCTGAACGGATGGGCAGGCAGGCGGTCCCGAAGCTTCGGGATTAAAGCTTTAGCATTAACATCCCCTACCGATAGCTATCGGTACAAGCTACCAATCACAGACATATGAAAAATCGTCATTGCGAGGCACGAAGCAATCTCATTCCATAAATCAGATTGCTTCGGCTCGAACAGGCCCGGCCTCGCAATTACGACTCGGTGAAAAACCTATCATCCCAACTCCTTTGTTTTTCAAAAAACTGATCTCTGAGGATGACGATCGTTCATAGTTGGTGCTCATTTATTAGTCAACTCATAGATTGGCATAACGGTGTTTAGCCGCCTAGCCCCAGATGGAGTGGTTACCCTGCAGCTCGGAGGAATCACAATGCGAAGCGTAAAAGCGTAACACGGGAACAAACTGACTTGTATGCGCAGGCGTTGCGCTTCAACAATTAAGAAAATTAACATCAAACTTCAATTTCGGCTGGCTGGCAACCGCACGTTACTTTCTAATTAAAAATGAGATCATTACAAAATTACCATTGCGTTAAATAAGTGCGCTTGATAGTGAAAAATCAATTCGAAAACACTATCTTTGCGCCAAATTTGAGGCGCATTTTATGCAAAAGATTAGAAATATAGCTATTATAGCACACGTTGACCACGGCAAAACTACGTTGGTTGATAAGATTTTACACTCTTGTTCTATTTTTCGTGACAACGAACAAACAGGAGAGTTGATATTGGATAATAACGATTTAGAGCGTGAACGTGGTATTACCATCGTATCTAAAAACGTTTCTGTAAGATATAAAGATGTAAAAATCAATATTATCGATACACCTGGTCACGCGGATTTCGGCGGCGAAGTTGAGCGTGTGCTGAAAATGGCCGACGGTGTACTTTTACTTTGCGATGCTTTTGAAGGTGCCATGCCTCAAACCCGTTTCGTAACACAAAAAGCTTTGGCTTTAGGCTTAAAGCCAATTGTTGTTGTAAACAAAGTTGATAAAGAAAACTGTCGCCCGGAAGAGGTTTACGAGCAAATTTTCGAATTGTTCTTTAATCTTGAGGCCACAGAAGAGCAGTTGGATTTCCCGGTAATTTACGGTTCATCTAAACAAGGATGGATGACTACCGATTGGAAAGTTCCAACTACCGATATTTTCCCTTTATTAGATGCTGTTGTGGCAAATATTCCACCTGCACCGATAAACGAGGGTACTTTACAAATGCAAATTACCTCTTTAGATTATTCATCTTTCGTAGGTCGTATTGCTATTGGCCGTGTTCACCGTGGTACAATTAAAGAAAACCAACCCGTTACTTTAATTAAACGCGACGGCAAAATGGTAAAATCGAGAGTAAAAGAATTGTATACTTTCGAAGGTTTAGGTAAAGTTAAAGCTACCGAAGTGAGCTCTGGCGATATCTGTGCTGTTGTTGGTATCGATGGTTTCGATATTGGCGATACCATTGCCGATTTTGATGCACCAGAACAATTGCCGGTAATCAGCATCGACGAGCCAACAATGAACATGTTGTTCACCATTAACAACTCTCCGTTTTTTGGTAAAGAAGGTAAATTGGTGACCTCTCAACGTATCAAAGATCGTTTGATTAAAGAGATGGAGAAAAACCTTGCATTAAAGGTTGTTGAAACGGCATCGCCTGATAGCTGGTTGGTTTATGGTCGTGGTATTCTCCATTTATCGGTATTGATCGAAACCATGCGTCGCGAAGGTTACGAATTGCAAGTAGGTCAGCCACAGGTAATTGTTAAAGAAATAGACGGTAAGAAACACGAGCCGATTGAAACTTTAATTGTTGATGTACCTGCAGAGGTATCGGGTAAGGTGATCGAATTGGTAACTCAGCGCAAAGGTGAGTTGTTGATTATGGAGCCGAAAGGCGATTTACAGCACTTAGAATTCGAAATTCCTTCGCGTGGTATTATCGGTTTGCGTAACAACGTATTAACTGCTACTGCTGGGGAGGCAATTATGGCACACCGCTTTAAGGCTTACGAGCCTTGGAAAGGTACAATCCCAGGTCGTTTAAATGGTGTATTAATTTCGATGGAAAAAGGCCAGACTACTGCTTATTCAATCGATAAGTTACAAGATAGAGGTCGTTTCTTTATCGATCCGGGAGTTGATGTTTACGAAGGACAGATTATGGGTGAGCACATCCGCGATAATGACCTGGTTGTAAACGTTGTTAAAGGAAAAGCATTAACCAACATGCGTGCATCGGGTACTGATGATAACACGCGTATTGCGCCAGCTATTAAATTCTCGTTAGAGGAAGCAATGGAGTATATCCAGGCTGACGAATATATTGAGGTTACACCGGCAAGCATGCGTTTACGTAAGATTTTCTTAACCGAGCAAGAACGTAAGGTTAAAGGAAAACAGTTTGCTTAAGTCCCCACCTAAATCCTCCCCCGAGGGGAGGACTTTACAAGCATATAGCCCATTTCTTAATTGAGATGGGCTTTTTTGTTGGGGTTTTTCCTAAATATGCTGTCATGCAGGGGGGCAATTTTTAGCGAAAAGAATCAATATGGTATGAAGTTTTTAATGCGATCGTCATTGTGAGACACAGCCTGTCCCGATTTTTCAGAAAAGCCATCTGTTTGATTCAATAATATCTCGAATGAGAT from Pedobacter endophyticus includes:
- a CDS encoding helix-turn-helix domain-containing protein; its protein translation is MNWKVLKTESDYAKACIRLMEIFHAEPNSEEADELDLLIVLVKDYDDKNYQLPELNVLEVIKYKMEEAGMKAKDLEPIIGSKGHVSAVLSGKRDITLKMAQKLKNYFNIPADVFLHSA
- the typA gene encoding translational GTPase TypA encodes the protein MQKIRNIAIIAHVDHGKTTLVDKILHSCSIFRDNEQTGELILDNNDLERERGITIVSKNVSVRYKDVKINIIDTPGHADFGGEVERVLKMADGVLLLCDAFEGAMPQTRFVTQKALALGLKPIVVVNKVDKENCRPEEVYEQIFELFFNLEATEEQLDFPVIYGSSKQGWMTTDWKVPTTDIFPLLDAVVANIPPAPINEGTLQMQITSLDYSSFVGRIAIGRVHRGTIKENQPVTLIKRDGKMVKSRVKELYTFEGLGKVKATEVSSGDICAVVGIDGFDIGDTIADFDAPEQLPVISIDEPTMNMLFTINNSPFFGKEGKLVTSQRIKDRLIKEMEKNLALKVVETASPDSWLVYGRGILHLSVLIETMRREGYELQVGQPQVIVKEIDGKKHEPIETLIVDVPAEVSGKVIELVTQRKGELLIMEPKGDLQHLEFEIPSRGIIGLRNNVLTATAGEAIMAHRFKAYEPWKGTIPGRLNGVLISMEKGQTTAYSIDKLQDRGRFFIDPGVDVYEGQIMGEHIRDNDLVVNVVKGKALTNMRASGTDDNTRIAPAIKFSLEEAMEYIQADEYIEVTPASMRLRKIFLTEQERKVKGKQFA
- a CDS encoding type II toxin-antitoxin system HigB family toxin, which produces MKILVKKTIMFYANMYKASAIALSIWFDEFSKEDFNNFNELKEVYRNASVVKNSRVVFNIKGNDFRLVVSLNFIQKTCYVIWFGTHEEYDKINVETITFDTKILTNNWRQK